The following proteins are encoded in a genomic region of Thiomonas sp. X19:
- the purD gene encoding phosphoribosylamine--glycine ligase, translating into MKILVIGSGGREHALAWKLAQSPRVKKVYVAPGNGGTATETRVENLPITDPQQLADFCIAEDIHLTVVGPEAPLAAGIVDYFRMRRLRIFGPTQGAAQLESSKAFAKAFMARHGIPTAAHRTFSDAAEAHAYIDTHGAPLVVKADGLAAGKGVVVALTLADAHAAVADMLEHNTYGVQHGEDGARVVIEDFLDGEEASFIVLVDGRNVVPLASSQDHKRLQDEDRGPNTGGMGAYSPAPVVTPEVHARVMREIILPTVQGMAAEGHDYTGFLYAGLMIDPQGHAKTLEFNCRLGDPETQPILMRLKSDLVTVFDAAIDGKLDKMELQWDRRTALAVVMAAPGYPEAPRLGGAISGIPKHADDLHVFHAGTRLEEGKLHTSGGRVLAVTALGDSVRMAQTRAYVGVRQIAFEGMQFRQDIGWRAIKR; encoded by the coding sequence ATGAAAATCCTGGTCATCGGCTCGGGCGGGCGCGAACATGCCCTGGCCTGGAAACTGGCGCAATCGCCGCGCGTCAAGAAGGTGTATGTCGCGCCTGGCAACGGCGGCACGGCCACGGAAACGCGGGTGGAAAACCTGCCCATCACCGACCCGCAGCAACTGGCCGATTTCTGCATCGCCGAAGACATCCACCTCACCGTGGTGGGCCCCGAGGCGCCGCTGGCCGCTGGCATCGTCGACTACTTCCGCATGCGCCGCCTGCGCATCTTCGGCCCGACGCAGGGCGCGGCCCAGCTTGAGAGCTCCAAGGCTTTCGCCAAGGCCTTCATGGCGCGCCACGGCATTCCCACCGCGGCCCACCGTACCTTCAGCGACGCAGCCGAGGCGCATGCCTACATCGACACCCACGGCGCACCGCTGGTGGTGAAAGCCGACGGCCTGGCCGCCGGCAAGGGCGTGGTCGTGGCCCTCACCCTGGCCGACGCGCACGCCGCCGTGGCCGACATGCTGGAGCACAACACCTACGGCGTGCAGCATGGCGAAGACGGCGCGCGGGTGGTGATCGAGGATTTTCTCGACGGCGAAGAAGCCAGCTTCATCGTGCTGGTGGACGGACGCAACGTCGTTCCCCTGGCTTCCAGCCAGGACCACAAACGCCTGCAGGACGAGGACCGCGGCCCCAACACCGGCGGCATGGGCGCGTACTCTCCGGCTCCGGTGGTGACGCCCGAAGTGCATGCGCGGGTGATGCGCGAAATCATCCTGCCCACGGTGCAGGGCATGGCCGCCGAGGGGCACGACTACACCGGCTTTCTTTACGCCGGGCTGATGATCGACCCGCAAGGCCACGCCAAGACCCTGGAGTTCAACTGCCGTCTGGGCGACCCCGAAACCCAGCCCATTCTGATGCGCCTGAAAAGCGATCTGGTGACCGTGTTCGACGCCGCCATCGACGGCAAGCTCGACAAGATGGAACTGCAGTGGGACCGGCGCACCGCGCTGGCCGTGGTCATGGCCGCGCCCGGCTACCCCGAAGCCCCGCGCCTGGGCGGCGCCATCAGCGGCATCCCCAAGCACGCGGACGATCTGCATGTCTTCCACGCCGGCACCCGGCTGGAGGAGGGCAAACTGCACACCAGCGGCGGCCGCGTGCTGGCCGTCACCGCGCTGGGCGACTCGGTGCGCATGGCGCAAACCCGCGCCTATGTCGGCGTGCGGCAGATCGCCTTCGAGGGCATGCAGTTCCGGCAAGACATCGGCTGGCGGGCGATCAAGCGTTGA
- the mctP gene encoding monocarboxylate uptake permease MctP, protein MNIVATVVFIGLFLFITVLGFVSAHWRKGDMSHLHEWGLGGRRFGSWITWFLIGGDLYTAYTFIAVPALVFGAGALGFFALPYTVLVYPLVFAILPRLWMVARKHNYITASDFIAGRYNSPGLALAIAVTGIVATMPYIALQLVGIQVVIGGLGFPAGHGLVSELPLIIAFVILAAFTYTSGLRAPASIAVVKDLLVYITVIALIVVVPIKMGGFGNIFAAIPAKKLLLPPIKDGNTGLMSFYGTLAFGSALALMLYPHATTAVLAAKGPNTLRRNWVFLPAYSFVLGLIAMLGYVAYASGIATLPDLAPYFKQYGPQFAMPGLLLHYFPSWFVGVGFAAVAIGALVPAAIMSIAAANLFTRNIYKPFINPQCSAQKETDMAKLVSLVVKFGALLFIIFLPLTYAIQLQLLGGILILQTFPAIVSGIYTRWFDAKALLLGWAAGLAWGIWAASLNGFKTSGYALHIAGMVIPAYIGLYALVVNFVVAVVATIVVRFLGMANDKDATVAADYAG, encoded by the coding sequence ATGAACATCGTCGCAACCGTCGTTTTCATCGGCCTGTTCCTGTTCATCACCGTGCTGGGCTTCGTCTCGGCGCACTGGCGCAAGGGTGATATGTCGCACCTGCACGAGTGGGGCCTGGGTGGGCGCCGCTTTGGCTCCTGGATCACCTGGTTCCTCATTGGCGGTGACTTGTACACCGCCTACACCTTCATCGCGGTGCCGGCCCTGGTGTTCGGCGCCGGCGCCCTGGGCTTCTTTGCGCTGCCCTACACCGTGCTGGTGTATCCGCTGGTGTTCGCCATCCTGCCCCGACTGTGGATGGTGGCGCGCAAGCACAACTACATCACCGCGTCGGACTTCATCGCCGGGCGTTACAACAGCCCGGGGCTGGCGCTGGCGATCGCCGTCACCGGCATCGTCGCCACCATGCCCTACATCGCGTTGCAACTGGTGGGTATCCAGGTGGTCATCGGCGGCCTGGGCTTCCCCGCCGGGCATGGATTGGTGAGCGAGCTGCCGCTGATCATCGCCTTCGTCATTCTGGCGGCGTTCACCTACACCAGCGGCCTGCGGGCGCCAGCGTCCATCGCCGTGGTGAAAGACCTGCTGGTCTATATCACGGTGATCGCGCTCATCGTCGTCGTGCCCATCAAGATGGGCGGCTTCGGCAACATCTTCGCCGCCATTCCGGCGAAAAAATTGCTGCTGCCCCCGATCAAGGACGGCAACACCGGGCTGATGTCGTTCTACGGCACCCTGGCTTTCGGCTCGGCGCTGGCGCTCATGCTCTACCCGCATGCCACCACCGCGGTGCTCGCCGCCAAGGGCCCCAACACCCTGCGGCGCAACTGGGTGTTCCTGCCCGCGTACTCCTTCGTGCTGGGGTTGATCGCCATGCTCGGTTATGTGGCCTATGCCTCCGGCATTGCCACGCTGCCTGACCTGGCACCGTACTTCAAACAGTACGGCCCGCAGTTCGCCATGCCCGGCCTGCTGCTGCATTACTTCCCGAGCTGGTTCGTCGGGGTGGGCTTCGCGGCTGTGGCCATTGGCGCGCTGGTGCCGGCGGCCATCATGTCCATCGCCGCGGCCAATCTGTTCACCCGCAACATCTACAAGCCTTTCATCAACCCGCAATGCTCGGCGCAGAAAGAAACCGACATGGCCAAGCTGGTGTCCCTGGTGGTCAAGTTCGGCGCCCTGCTGTTCATCATCTTCCTGCCCTTGACCTATGCCATTCAGCTGCAACTGCTGGGCGGCATCCTCATCCTGCAGACCTTCCCCGCCATCGTCTCCGGCATCTACACCCGCTGGTTCGATGCCAAGGCGCTGCTGCTGGGCTGGGCCGCTGGCCTGGCGTGGGGCATCTGGGCGGCCTCGCTCAACGGCTTCAAGACCTCGGGCTATGCGCTGCACATCGCCGGCATGGTGATTCCGGCCTACATCGGCCTGTATGCGCTGGTCGTGAATTTCGTCGTGGCCGTCGTCGCCACCATCGTCGTTCGGTTCTTGGGCATGGCCAACGACAAGGACGCGACGGTCGCGGCCGATTATGCGGGTTGA
- a CDS encoding NAD(P)/FAD-dependent oxidoreductase, which produces MAADTHGAGAALATQATLAAKSTQQRVDVLIIGAGPGGSTAAALLAERGLHVALLEKDHHPRFHIGESLLPANLPLLDKLGVAAQVKAIGMEKWGAEFVSPWHAQHTQTYEFADAWDKTMPMAYQVRRSEFDHILIRNAARKGAAVMEGCAVREVRFLPEAGGAVVSATHDDGTQSSWAARMVIDASGRDTFLASRFKAKHRDPKHNSAAMFAHFTGVQRLGGKAQGNITIVWFEHGWFWLIPLADGATSIGAVVWPYYLKTRDKPLDQFFADTIAMSPDLSARLNAATRVTEVEATGNFSYSSDRTHGPNYLLIGDAYAFIDPVFSSGVMLAMQGGFMAADAVETCLREPAMAAQALARFDRGMRHGPRQFSWFIYRVNHPTMRDMFMGPSNIWRVKEALLSVLAGDIFGTTPIWGSVRLLKGIFYLASLRHLARSWRARGLRKRQIRVESLPGVTGG; this is translated from the coding sequence ATGGCGGCAGATACGCACGGCGCAGGCGCGGCACTGGCCACACAGGCCACGCTTGCCGCAAAGTCCACGCAGCAACGGGTTGACGTCCTCATCATCGGCGCGGGTCCGGGTGGGTCGACGGCGGCTGCGCTGCTGGCCGAGCGCGGGCTGCATGTGGCGCTGCTGGAGAAAGACCATCACCCGCGCTTTCACATCGGCGAGTCGCTGCTGCCGGCCAACCTGCCGCTGCTGGACAAGCTCGGCGTTGCGGCGCAAGTCAAAGCGATCGGCATGGAAAAATGGGGTGCCGAGTTCGTCTCGCCCTGGCACGCGCAACACACCCAGACCTACGAGTTCGCCGATGCCTGGGACAAGACCATGCCCATGGCCTATCAGGTGCGGCGCTCGGAGTTCGACCACATCCTGATCCGCAACGCTGCGCGCAAAGGCGCCGCCGTGATGGAAGGCTGCGCGGTGCGCGAGGTGCGGTTCCTGCCCGAAGCCGGGGGCGCCGTGGTCAGCGCCACGCACGATGACGGCACGCAGTCCAGCTGGGCCGCGCGCATGGTGATCGATGCGTCGGGCCGCGACACCTTTCTCGCCAGCCGTTTCAAGGCCAAGCACCGCGACCCCAAGCACAACAGCGCCGCCATGTTCGCCCATTTCACCGGCGTGCAGCGGCTGGGCGGCAAGGCGCAGGGCAACATCACCATCGTCTGGTTCGAGCATGGCTGGTTCTGGCTGATTCCGCTGGCCGATGGCGCCACCAGCATCGGCGCGGTGGTCTGGCCGTATTACCTCAAGACCCGCGACAAACCGCTCGACCAGTTCTTCGCCGACACCATCGCCATGTCGCCCGACCTGTCGGCGCGACTCAACGCCGCAACCCGCGTGACCGAGGTCGAAGCCACCGGCAATTTCTCCTACAGCAGCGACCGCACCCACGGCCCCAATTACCTGCTGATTGGCGATGCCTACGCTTTCATCGACCCGGTGTTTTCCTCCGGGGTGATGCTGGCCATGCAGGGCGGCTTCATGGCCGCCGACGCCGTGGAAACCTGCTTGCGCGAGCCGGCCATGGCGGCGCAGGCGCTGGCCCGCTTCGACCGTGGCATGCGCCATGGCCCGCGCCAGTTCTCCTGGTTCATCTACCGCGTCAACCACCCCACCATGCGCGACATGTTCATGGGCCCGAGCAATATCTGGCGCGTGAAGGAGGCGTTGCTGTCGGTGCTGGCTGGCGACATTTTCGGCACCACCCCCATCTGGGGTTCGGTGCGCCTGCTCAAGGGCATTTTCTACCTGGCTTCCTTGCGGCATCTGGCCCGGTCGTGGCGCGCCCGCGGGCTGCGCAAGCGGCAAATTCGGGTGGAATCCCTGCCCGGCGTCACGGGCGGGTGA
- a CDS encoding MAPEG family protein — translation MLLTAALVLIAAQLPIVAAGIAKSGTFRAGTNRYDNNEPRAWLENHPDPRRRRANAAQANTFEALPFLFAAALFALYGHADLAVVNGLLMAWVALRAVYLWLYVNDRASLRSTVWFLAVLVNVALLFAPFYG, via the coding sequence ATGCTGCTCACCGCCGCGCTTGTGCTCATCGCCGCGCAACTGCCCATCGTCGCTGCCGGCATTGCCAAATCCGGGACCTTCCGCGCCGGGACCAACCGCTACGACAACAACGAGCCGCGCGCCTGGCTCGAGAACCATCCGGACCCGCGCCGCAGGCGGGCCAACGCGGCGCAGGCCAACACCTTCGAAGCCTTGCCCTTCCTGTTTGCCGCCGCCTTGTTCGCGCTCTATGGCCATGCCGATCTGGCCGTGGTCAACGGCCTGCTCATGGCCTGGGTGGCGTTGCGCGCCGTCTACCTCTGGCTGTATGTGAACGATCGCGCCAGCCTGCGCTCCACGGTCTGGTTCCTCGCCGTACTGGTCAACGTCGCCCTCTTGTTCGCACCGTTCTATGGCTGA
- a CDS encoding 1-acyl-sn-glycerol-3-phosphate acyltransferase: MNDDVISHAPDAPGRPRQVWDALRVYFGLGLLGVVGLLWSLLAVPLYYLLPRRTGLTFGRWLIHTAFRWYLRTLSVIGACRFDLSALDALHGQPPMIVAPNHPSLIDAVLVISRLPGVACIMKADILDNPSLGAGARLARYIRNDALRNMIHLAVADLHAGHHLLLFPEGTRSTARPIGPVRGSVGLIAKQAQVPVQTVFIETDSPFLTKGWPLLQRPLLPITYRVRLGKRFDPPQDVQAFAVAIAAYFQDALADAMLPRLLPQGGATATAPHCAAPTDDHDCTDV, translated from the coding sequence ATGAATGACGATGTGATCTCCCATGCTCCCGACGCTCCCGGCCGCCCACGCCAGGTGTGGGATGCGCTGCGGGTGTATTTCGGTCTGGGCCTGCTCGGCGTGGTGGGTCTGCTGTGGTCGCTGCTGGCCGTGCCGCTGTACTACCTGCTGCCGCGCCGGACCGGGCTGACGTTCGGCCGCTGGTTGATTCACACGGCGTTTCGCTGGTACTTGCGCACGCTCTCGGTCATCGGCGCCTGCCGCTTCGACTTGTCCGCGCTGGACGCCCTGCACGGCCAGCCGCCGATGATCGTCGCGCCCAACCATCCCTCGCTGATCGACGCCGTGCTGGTCATCTCCCGCCTGCCTGGCGTGGCCTGCATCATGAAAGCCGACATCCTCGACAACCCCTCGCTCGGCGCCGGCGCGCGCCTGGCGCGCTACATCCGCAACGACGCGCTGCGCAACATGATCCACCTCGCCGTGGCCGATCTGCACGCCGGCCATCACCTGCTGCTCTTCCCCGAAGGCACGCGCAGCACGGCGCGGCCCATCGGCCCGGTGCGCGGCAGCGTCGGGCTCATCGCCAAGCAGGCGCAAGTGCCGGTGCAAACCGTGTTCATCGAGACCGATTCGCCTTTCCTCACCAAGGGCTGGCCCCTGTTGCAGCGCCCGCTGCTGCCCATCACCTACCGCGTGCGGCTGGGCAAGCGTTTCGATCCGCCGCAGGACGTGCAGGCGTTCGCCGTCGCGATCGCGGCCTATTTTCAGGACGCACTGGCCGATGCCATGCTGCCGCGCCTCCTGCCGCAAGGCGGCGCCACCGCCACCGCCCCCCATTGCGCCGCCCCGACCGATGACCACGACTGCACCGACGTCTGA
- a CDS encoding DUF3311 domain-containing protein → MSKPNSVRKLGPLQVILLAIPCIAVLIVPYFNVLEPSLFGIPFFYWWQLMWVPLSGVFIAIVYKMVVPAGSGD, encoded by the coding sequence ATGTCCAAGCCCAACTCGGTGCGCAAGCTCGGGCCGCTGCAGGTCATCCTGCTGGCGATTCCCTGCATTGCCGTGCTCATCGTTCCCTATTTCAACGTGCTCGAACCGAGCCTCTTCGGCATTCCCTTCTTCTACTGGTGGCAACTGATGTGGGTGCCGCTGTCCGGTGTGTTCATCGCCATCGTCTACAAGATGGTCGTGCCTGCTGGTAGCGGAGACTGA
- a CDS encoding glycosyltransferase family 2 protein, producing MTTTAPTSDALVAPGVTQPSATHLVLIPSYNPGPAVYATVQAARAQWAPVWVVVDGSSDGTAAGLQALGAADPQLRVLLLPENRGKGAAVLYGLDAAAAAGYTHALTMDSDGQHPAERIPAFMSTSLQQPLAMVLGVPVFDASAPKLRVQGRKVSNAWANLETLWAGIGDSLYGFRVYPIAPLRAVMRRQPWMRRFDFDPEAVVRLSWRGVPAVNLPAPVRYPSAAEGGVSHFNYLRDNILLTWMHTRLLLGFVLRLPLLLARRLRAR from the coding sequence ATGACCACGACTGCACCGACGTCTGATGCCCTTGTGGCACCGGGCGTTACGCAGCCGAGCGCCACCCACCTCGTCCTCATCCCCAGCTACAACCCCGGCCCCGCGGTCTATGCCACAGTCCAAGCCGCGCGCGCGCAGTGGGCGCCGGTGTGGGTGGTGGTGGACGGCAGCAGCGACGGCACCGCCGCAGGCCTGCAGGCCCTGGGCGCCGCCGACCCGCAATTGCGCGTGCTGCTGCTGCCGGAGAACCGCGGCAAAGGTGCCGCCGTGCTGTACGGCCTCGACGCCGCCGCCGCTGCCGGCTACACCCACGCCCTCACCATGGACTCCGACGGCCAGCATCCCGCCGAGCGCATTCCTGCCTTCATGTCGACCTCGCTGCAGCAGCCGCTGGCGATGGTGCTCGGCGTGCCCGTGTTCGACGCCAGCGCGCCCAAGCTGCGCGTGCAGGGGCGCAAGGTGTCCAACGCCTGGGCGAATCTCGAAACCCTGTGGGCCGGCATCGGCGACTCGCTCTATGGCTTTCGCGTCTATCCGATCGCGCCGCTGCGCGCGGTGATGCGCCGACAGCCTTGGATGCGCCGTTTCGACTTCGACCCCGAAGCCGTGGTGCGCCTGAGCTGGCGCGGCGTGCCGGCCGTCAATCTGCCCGCACCGGTGCGTTATCCGAGCGCCGCGGAGGGCGGCGTCTCGCACTTCAATTACCTGCGCGACAACATCCTGCTCACCTGGATGCACACCCGCCTGCTTCTCGGCTTCGTGCTGCGCCTGCCGTTGCTGCTTGCAAGACGCTTGCGCGCGCGTTGA
- a CDS encoding CaiB/BaiF CoA-transferase family protein, with protein sequence MADAAASAQPAAGTSPGPLAGLRVVELGSLIAGPFATRLMAEFGADVVKIESPAQGDDLGGDQLRTWRKLHAGTSLWWAAQARNKRCITANLKHPQGRDIVLRLAAQADVLVENLRPGALERLGLGWDELSAVNPSLVMVRISGFGQTGPMRQQPGFGAIAEAMGGMRYLIGDPDRPPMRANLSLGDSIAALHATMGALMALRHRDATGGRWNGSTGGAGQVVDVALTESVFNLLESTLMEYSADGTVRERTGTSIPGITPSNVYRSQGGEWVQISGNGDAIFKRLMRAIGRVDMAEDAGLASNQGRMQRVGEIDAAIQTWAGQHAAEAIVQTMRAAEVPASRIYSIKDIVQDPQFQARGMIEHHHLADGTPIDLPAPAPRFSLTPGATRWLGPALGAHNDGVLHELGLTAAEIAALRDQGVI encoded by the coding sequence ATGGCTGATGCCGCAGCTTCCGCGCAGCCTGCTGCAGGGACCAGCCCGGGCCCGCTGGCCGGGCTGCGCGTCGTGGAACTCGGCAGCCTCATCGCCGGGCCTTTCGCCACCCGGCTGATGGCCGAGTTCGGCGCGGACGTGGTCAAGATCGAATCTCCCGCGCAAGGCGACGACCTCGGCGGCGACCAGCTGCGCACCTGGCGCAAGCTGCATGCTGGCACCTCGCTGTGGTGGGCGGCGCAGGCGCGCAACAAGCGCTGCATCACCGCCAACCTCAAGCACCCGCAGGGCCGCGACATCGTGCTGCGCTTGGCGGCGCAGGCCGATGTGCTGGTGGAGAACTTGCGCCCCGGCGCGCTGGAAAGACTCGGCCTCGGGTGGGACGAACTCAGTGCCGTCAACCCCAGCCTGGTGATGGTGCGCATCTCCGGCTTCGGCCAGACCGGGCCGATGCGCCAGCAGCCCGGTTTCGGCGCCATTGCCGAAGCCATGGGCGGCATGCGCTACCTCATCGGCGACCCCGACCGGCCGCCCATGCGCGCCAATTTGTCGCTGGGCGATTCCATCGCCGCTCTGCACGCCACCATGGGCGCGCTCATGGCCCTGCGCCACCGCGACGCCACCGGCGGGCGCTGGAACGGCAGCACCGGCGGCGCAGGCCAGGTGGTGGACGTGGCACTGACCGAGAGCGTGTTCAACCTGCTGGAAAGCACGCTGATGGAGTACAGCGCCGACGGCACCGTGCGCGAGCGCACGGGAACGAGCATTCCTGGCATCACGCCGTCCAACGTGTACCGCAGCCAGGGCGGCGAGTGGGTGCAGATATCAGGCAATGGCGACGCCATTTTCAAGCGCCTGATGCGCGCCATCGGCCGGGTCGACATGGCCGAAGATGCGGGCCTGGCCAGCAATCAGGGCCGCATGCAGCGCGTCGGCGAGATCGACGCCGCCATCCAGACCTGGGCCGGGCAGCACGCCGCCGAGGCCATCGTGCAGACCATGCGCGCCGCCGAGGTGCCCGCAAGCCGCATCTACAGCATCAAGGATATCGTTCAAGACCCGCAGTTCCAGGCGCGCGGCATGATCGAACACCACCACCTGGCCGACGGCACCCCCATCGACCTGCCTGCTCCGGCTCCGCGCTTCTCTCTCACACCGGGCGCGACACGCTGGCTGGGTCCGGCGCTGGGTGCGCACAACGATGGGGTCTTGCACGAGTTGGGTCTCACTGCAGCGGAAATCGCCGCTTTGCGAGATCAGGGCGTCATCTGA
- a CDS encoding MipA/OmpV family protein: protein MLKRRTLVALALSAAALLAGLGPAAAQAVQKPLWEVGLGFGVLSFPDYPGSDQQRSYILPTPYFVYRGEIFKAGRNGFQARLFDTERVDSYLSLSASPPVNSTDDYARSGMPDLKPTIQFGPALDVHLWQSAAQRMRLDFRVPLRTVISVAWHPRQVGWLFAPVLNLDMADVAGLNGWNLGAQTGPLFADRSYNQTYYGVAPACATATRPAYAASGGYAGSQFTLALSKRFPGFWVGGFARYDNLSGAVFADSPLLRRSQNLSAGIGIAWILGQSSQMVDSHE, encoded by the coding sequence ATGCTGAAGCGCCGCACCCTGGTTGCCCTTGCCTTGTCCGCTGCGGCGCTGCTGGCTGGCCTCGGGCCAGCCGCCGCCCAAGCGGTGCAAAAGCCGTTGTGGGAGGTCGGCCTTGGCTTTGGCGTCCTCAGCTTTCCCGACTATCCCGGCTCCGACCAGCAGCGCAGCTACATCTTGCCAACCCCGTACTTCGTCTATCGCGGCGAGATCTTCAAGGCCGGACGCAACGGTTTTCAGGCACGCTTGTTCGACACCGAGCGCGTCGATTCCTACCTCAGCCTGAGCGCATCGCCGCCGGTCAACAGCACCGACGACTACGCCCGCAGCGGCATGCCTGACCTCAAGCCCACGATCCAGTTCGGCCCCGCGCTCGATGTGCATCTCTGGCAGTCGGCGGCGCAGCGCATGCGCCTGGACTTTCGTGTGCCGCTGCGCACCGTCATCAGCGTGGCGTGGCATCCGCGCCAGGTGGGCTGGCTGTTCGCACCGGTGCTCAATCTCGACATGGCCGACGTTGCCGGGCTGAACGGCTGGAACCTCGGCGCACAGACCGGCCCGCTGTTCGCCGACCGCAGCTACAACCAGACGTATTACGGCGTGGCCCCGGCCTGCGCCACGGCCACACGCCCGGCCTATGCGGCATCGGGCGGCTACGCCGGCAGCCAGTTCACCCTGGCCTTGAGCAAGCGCTTCCCTGGATTCTGGGTGGGCGGGTTCGCCCGTTACGACAACCTGAGCGGCGCCGTTTTTGCCGACAGCCCGTTGTTGCGCCGCAGCCAGAATCTCTCGGCGGGCATTGGAATCGCGTGGATCCTGGGACAATCATCCCAAATGGTCGACAGCCATGAATGA
- a CDS encoding Rid family hydrolase, with amino-acid sequence MVATSPLQLLVLPASQLAAQPAAWLRNVLGVACFGSALPQALAGLDLPLAQVQVQALRQGTALSEVWSEVWIADAPLRAGVHGRLHWRCNEAVLFGVLTLAVDEPETQYAPEVDASLLCESAAKALPPHTSRPSSPLRRTTELAYDELFAAIETLGFPHLLRVWNHIPDINRESAGLEHYRQFNIGRQDAFLAHGRHVSGASVPSASALGAAGGAPLVVYFIAGRRPPVAIENPRQLSAYHYPADYGPRAPTFSRANLACIAGQSALFISGTASIVGHQTLHHGDVAEQTREILRNIEAVLRQAGTQGGKGLTLQDLHYKVYVRHAADQPAIQAELQQVVDDEVRALYLQADVCRVDLLVEIEAVALPTAQEFAC; translated from the coding sequence ATGGTCGCCACATCTCCCTTGCAACTGCTGGTGTTGCCCGCCTCGCAACTCGCGGCGCAGCCCGCCGCCTGGCTGCGCAACGTGCTTGGCGTCGCCTGTTTCGGCAGCGCGTTGCCGCAGGCGCTGGCCGGACTCGATTTGCCGCTGGCGCAGGTGCAGGTGCAAGCGCTGCGGCAAGGCACAGCCTTGAGTGAAGTCTGGAGCGAAGTCTGGATCGCCGATGCGCCGTTGCGCGCCGGCGTGCATGGCCGGCTGCACTGGCGCTGCAACGAAGCGGTGCTGTTCGGCGTGCTGACGCTGGCGGTTGACGAGCCTGAAACGCAATATGCGCCGGAGGTTGACGCCAGCCTCCTGTGCGAGAGCGCCGCCAAGGCACTGCCCCCTCACACAAGCCGCCCGTCCTCCCCCTTGCGACGCACCACCGAGCTGGCCTACGACGAGCTGTTCGCCGCCATCGAGACGCTCGGTTTCCCCCACCTGCTGCGGGTGTGGAACCATATCCCCGACATCAACCGCGAAAGCGCCGGGCTGGAGCATTACCGCCAGTTCAACATCGGCCGGCAGGACGCCTTTCTCGCCCATGGTCGCCATGTCAGCGGCGCCAGCGTGCCCTCGGCCAGTGCGCTGGGGGCGGCGGGCGGCGCGCCGCTGGTGGTGTATTTCATCGCTGGCCGTCGGCCACCCGTCGCCATCGAAAACCCGCGCCAGCTCAGTGCCTATCACTACCCGGCCGATTACGGCCCGCGCGCGCCCACGTTTTCGCGCGCCAACCTGGCCTGCATCGCCGGCCAGTCGGCGCTGTTCATTTCCGGCACCGCCAGCATCGTCGGCCACCAGACGCTCCACCATGGCGACGTGGCGGAGCAGACGCGCGAAATTCTGCGCAACATCGAGGCCGTGCTGCGGCAAGCCGGCACCCAGGGTGGCAAAGGCTTGACGCTGCAAGACCTGCACTACAAAGTGTATGTGCGCCACGCCGCCGATCAACCCGCGATTCAAGCCGAGCTGCAACAGGTGGTGGACGACGAGGTGCGGGCGCTGTACCTGCAGGCGGACGTATGCCGTGTCGATCTACTGGTTGAAATCGAAGCCGTGGCGTTGCCCACGGCGCAGGAGTTTGCATGCTGA
- a CDS encoding YebC/PmpR family DNA-binding transcriptional regulator: MAGHSKWANIQHRKGRQDEKRGKVWTKIIREVTVAARLGGGDVGTNPRLRMAMDKAREANMPADNLRRAVDRGTGNLDGAHYEEIRYEGYGPGGAALIIDCMTDNRVRTVAEVRHALSKLGGNLGTEGSVAFQFKHCGQFLFAPGTSEDKVMEAALDAGAEDVNTLDDGSVEVICDPHDFEAVRKAFEAAALKPELAELGMKPSVEVELAGDDAERMHKLVDALEDLDDVQRVDHNAVLP; encoded by the coding sequence ATGGCCGGCCATTCCAAATGGGCCAACATCCAGCACCGCAAAGGCCGCCAGGACGAAAAACGCGGCAAGGTCTGGACCAAGATCATTCGTGAAGTGACGGTTGCCGCCAGGCTCGGCGGCGGCGACGTGGGCACCAACCCGCGCCTGCGCATGGCCATGGACAAGGCGCGCGAAGCCAATATGCCGGCCGACAACCTCAGGCGCGCAGTCGACCGCGGCACCGGCAACCTGGATGGCGCGCATTACGAGGAGATTCGCTACGAGGGCTACGGCCCCGGTGGCGCGGCGCTGATCATCGACTGCATGACCGACAATCGCGTGCGCACCGTGGCCGAAGTGCGGCATGCGCTGTCCAAGCTTGGCGGCAACCTGGGCACCGAAGGCTCGGTGGCGTTCCAGTTCAAGCATTGCGGCCAGTTCCTGTTCGCCCCGGGAACGAGCGAGGACAAGGTGATGGAAGCCGCGCTCGACGCCGGTGCGGAGGACGTGAACACGCTGGACGACGGCTCCGTCGAAGTCATTTGCGATCCACACGACTTCGAGGCGGTGCGCAAGGCCTTCGAGGCCGCCGCGCTCAAGCCCGAACTGGCCGAACTCGGCATGAAGCCCAGCGTGGAAGTGGAACTGGCCGGCGACGACGCCGAGCGCATGCACAAGCTGGTGGACGCGCTCGAAGACCTCGACGACGTGCAGCGCGTGGACCACAATGCCGTGCTGCCCTGA